From Streptomyces sp. TLI_105, the proteins below share one genomic window:
- a CDS encoding SWIM zinc finger family protein, which translates to MNAMGVRWTTEQVLALAPDEASRRAGSELGTAGPWSETGCGDGVVWGLCKGSGSTPYRTVVDTTGPAYSCGCPSRKSPCKHALGLLLLRAADGIAAEGCPAPDWAAQWLTARRDRTASADLRAGDGAPGATADPEAVRRRAERRAARITSGARELEQRLADLLRGGLAVAGQAGYGLWEETAARMVDAQAPGLAGRVRELGAIPASGPGWPVRLLEECALTHLLGRAWLAADRLPAPFATTVRTRVGLTAPADGVPVRDHWLVLAQYDASDARLTTRRIWLYGTTTGRTALLLSFGAAGRAPQLALPVGALLDGELTPHTGSGQVRAEPGERFVPVAGPVAPPAGGPVGAALDAYGRALREDPWLGSWPVTLRQVVPARAEYGWQLADADGREALPLTPAAQSRPGLWRLVALSGGAPVTVFGEVGHRGFTPLAAWSPEAPGETVPLI; encoded by the coding sequence ATGAATGCCATGGGGGTGCGCTGGACGACGGAACAGGTGCTTGCGCTGGCTCCTGACGAGGCGTCGCGCAGAGCGGGGAGCGAGCTCGGCACGGCCGGGCCCTGGTCGGAGACGGGCTGCGGTGACGGCGTCGTCTGGGGCCTGTGCAAGGGCAGCGGAAGCACGCCGTACCGGACGGTCGTCGACACGACGGGACCCGCGTACTCGTGCGGTTGCCCCAGCCGGAAGTCTCCCTGCAAGCACGCGCTGGGCCTGCTGCTGCTCCGGGCGGCGGACGGGATCGCCGCCGAGGGGTGCCCCGCGCCCGACTGGGCCGCGCAGTGGCTCACCGCGCGGCGCGACCGGACCGCGAGCGCGGACCTTCGGGCCGGGGACGGGGCCCCGGGAGCGACGGCGGATCCGGAGGCGGTGCGCCGCCGGGCCGAGCGCAGGGCGGCCCGTATCACCTCGGGCGCGCGGGAGTTGGAGCAGCGCCTCGCCGACCTGCTGCGCGGCGGTCTGGCGGTGGCCGGCCAGGCGGGGTACGGGCTGTGGGAGGAGACGGCGGCCCGCATGGTCGACGCCCAGGCGCCGGGGCTCGCCGGGCGGGTCCGGGAACTGGGGGCGATACCGGCCTCGGGGCCGGGCTGGCCGGTGCGGCTCCTGGAGGAGTGCGCGCTGACGCATCTCCTCGGCCGGGCGTGGCTGGCGGCGGACCGGCTGCCCGCCCCGTTCGCGACGACGGTGCGGACCCGGGTGGGCCTCACCGCCCCGGCCGACGGCGTCCCGGTGCGCGACCACTGGCTGGTCCTCGCCCAGTACGACGCGTCCGACGCCCGGCTGACGACCCGGCGGATCTGGCTGTACGGCACGACGACCGGGCGCACCGCGCTCCTGCTCTCCTTCGGCGCGGCGGGCCGGGCGCCGCAGCTCGCGCTCCCCGTGGGCGCCTTGCTGGACGGCGAGTTGACGCCGCACACCGGCTCGGGTCAGGTGCGGGCTGAGCCGGGCGAGCGGTTCGTCCCGGTCGCGGGACCCGTCGCCCCGCCGGCGGGCGGACCGGTCGGCGCGGCGCTCGACGCGTACGGTCGCGCGCTCCGCGAGGACCCGTGGCTGGGCTCCTGGCCCGTGACGCTGAGACAGGTCGTACCGGCGCGCGCGGAGTACGGCTGGCAGCTCGCCGACGCCGACGGCCGCGAGGCGCTGCCCCTGACGCCCGCCGCCCAGTCCCGGCCCGGTCTCTGGCGCCTGGTCGCCCTGTCCGGCGGCGCCCCGGTGACCGTCTTCGGCGAGGTCGGGCACCGGGGGTTCACCCCGCTCGCCGCCTGGTCGCCGGAGGCCCCGGGCGAGACGGTCCCCCTCATATGA
- a CDS encoding DUF5691 domain-containing protein codes for MDTTATTTTAAPAAGTTADDEASTPSWEELVSSAMLGTDRRPPAAPAGSAAARDLPGALLDAAALHTVRRRAGLRPGPAAPLPEPAPEDPRAPLPEAARLRLDQLLAGRTAPSPAGRRGAAPDLAELLPQWLALADRHGYKAPPAALPALLDAARARTDLRPQALRLAGPRGLWLARLNPEWRFALRGRGAGGRLPSPEDAEGVRALWDEGLFAERVALLSAVRTEDPAAGLALLASTWSTERAEDRLMFLDSLRAGLSGADEEFLEEALDDRSRNVRATAAELLSALPASALAGRMAARAATCVGLDRTAPTPTIAVEAPHECDAAMQRDGLVATPPAGRGERSWWLGQLVEATPLPSWPARFGGRGPEEIVALPVADDWQGELHAAWCRAAVRQRDPAWSRALLGSPGDPPATGPGTSSLGERAQLLSTLPVEERARWVASFIAAHGLSEAFQLLGVCAVPWAEPLGVAVIDALDIAREAGSYPWSFSGVMGLAERCLAPEAARRLESLTARPDEAEDSSPGAGDYWSEAFQRLVSTLRLRAAMHTELTPPPPAGAPAPSPPGAPAPPPGSAPPSGPTPAPGSAPSPGSVPPPGSAPSPRSAPSPAPAPAPGS; via the coding sequence ATGGACACGACCGCGACCACCACCACCGCCGCCCCGGCGGCGGGAACGACCGCCGACGACGAGGCGTCCACCCCGTCCTGGGAGGAGCTCGTCAGCTCGGCGATGCTGGGGACGGACCGTCGGCCTCCCGCCGCGCCCGCGGGCTCCGCCGCGGCCCGGGACCTGCCGGGCGCGCTGCTCGACGCGGCCGCGCTGCACACCGTACGACGCAGGGCGGGGCTGCGGCCCGGCCCCGCCGCGCCCTTGCCGGAGCCCGCGCCGGAGGATCCGCGTGCGCCGCTGCCCGAGGCCGCCCGGCTCCGCCTCGACCAGCTGCTCGCCGGCCGGACCGCGCCCTCGCCCGCCGGGCGGCGCGGGGCCGCCCCCGACCTGGCCGAGCTGCTCCCCCAGTGGCTGGCCCTCGCAGACCGGCACGGCTACAAGGCGCCGCCCGCCGCCCTGCCCGCGCTGCTCGACGCGGCCAGGGCCCGCACCGATCTGCGCCCCCAGGCGCTGCGTCTGGCGGGTCCGCGCGGCCTGTGGCTGGCCCGGCTCAACCCCGAGTGGAGGTTCGCCCTCCGGGGCCGGGGCGCGGGCGGCCGCCTCCCGTCCCCGGAGGACGCCGAGGGGGTCCGCGCGCTGTGGGACGAGGGCCTGTTCGCCGAGCGGGTCGCCCTGCTCTCCGCCGTACGGACCGAGGACCCGGCCGCCGGTCTCGCGCTGCTCGCCTCGACCTGGTCCACCGAGCGGGCGGAGGACCGGCTGATGTTCCTGGACTCGCTGCGGGCCGGGCTCTCCGGCGCCGACGAGGAGTTCCTGGAAGAGGCCCTCGACGACCGCAGCCGCAACGTCCGGGCCACCGCCGCCGAGTTGCTCTCCGCCCTGCCGGCCTCCGCTCTCGCGGGCCGGATGGCGGCCCGGGCCGCCACCTGCGTCGGCCTGGACCGGACGGCCCCGACTCCGACGATCGCCGTCGAGGCCCCGCACGAGTGCGACGCGGCGATGCAACGGGACGGCCTGGTGGCGACGCCTCCGGCGGGCCGGGGCGAGCGTTCCTGGTGGCTGGGCCAGCTCGTCGAGGCGACGCCGCTGCCCTCCTGGCCGGCCAGGTTCGGGGGACGCGGCCCGGAGGAGATCGTGGCGCTGCCGGTCGCCGACGACTGGCAGGGCGAACTGCACGCGGCCTGGTGCCGGGCCGCCGTGCGCCAGCGGGACCCGGCGTGGTCGCGCGCGCTGCTCGGATCCCCCGGCGACCCGCCCGCGACGGGCCCCGGCACCTCGTCCCTGGGCGAGCGCGCCCAGCTCCTGTCGACGCTGCCCGTGGAGGAACGGGCGCGCTGGGTCGCCTCGTTCATCGCGGCCCACGGCCTGTCGGAGGCGTTCCAGCTGCTCGGCGTCTGCGCCGTCCCGTGGGCGGAGCCGCTCGGCGTCGCGGTGATCGACGCGCTCGACATCGCGCGCGAGGCGGGCAGTTACCCGTGGAGCTTCAGCGGGGTGATGGGCCTCGCGGAGCGCTGCCTCGCCCCGGAGGCGGCACGCCGGCTGGAGTCCCTGACGGCCCGTCCGGACGAGGCGGAGGACAGCTCCCCCGGCGCGGGCGACTACTGGTCGGAGGCCTTCCAGCGCCTGGTCTCCACCCTCCGCCTCCGCGCCGCGATGCACACCGAACTCACCCCACCGCCCCCGGCGGGCGCCCCCGCACCGTCACCGCCGGGCGCCCCCGCACCACCGCCCGGCTCCGCACCACCGTCCGGCCCCACACCGGCACCCGGCTCCGCACCGTCCCCCGGCTCCGTACCGCCGCCCGGCTCCGCACCGTCCCCCCGCTCCGCACCATCCCCCGCTCCCGCACCGGCGCCCGGCTCCTGA
- a CDS encoding cobalamin B12-binding domain-containing protein, translating into MGVSGPIRVVVAKPGLDGHDRGAKVIARALRDAGMEVIYTGLHQTPEQIVDTAIQEDADAIGLSILSGAHNTLFVKVLELLKDRDAEDIKVFGGGIIPDADIPPLKEKGVAEIFTPGATTASIVEWVNANVRVAA; encoded by the coding sequence ATGGGTGTGAGCGGTCCGATCCGTGTGGTCGTCGCCAAACCGGGTCTCGACGGCCACGATCGCGGAGCCAAGGTGATCGCGAGGGCGCTGCGCGACGCGGGCATGGAGGTCATCTACACCGGGCTCCATCAGACCCCCGAGCAGATCGTCGACACCGCGATCCAGGAGGACGCCGACGCGATCGGCCTCTCGATCCTCTCCGGAGCGCACAACACGCTGTTCGTGAAGGTCCTGGAGCTCCTCAAGGACCGCGACGCGGAGGACATCAAGGTCTTCGGCGGCGGCATCATCCCCGACGCGGACATCCCGCCGCTCAAGGAGAAGGGCGTGGCGGAGATCTTCACGCCGGGCGCGACGACCGCGTCCATCGTCGAGTGGGTGAACGCGAACGTCCGCGTCGCCGCGTAG
- a CDS encoding triacylglycerol lipase, which produces MELAKVTALMKATALEVAILTGHLVLYPSGMVAERLSPAPRPTTIAPGNRPVILLHGFVDNRSVFVMLRRSLLRHGRDCVESLNYSPLTCDLRAAAELLGRRVDEVRARTGHAEVDIVGHSLGGLIARYYVQRLGGDSLVRTLVMLGTPHGGTTVAPLADAHPLVRQMRPGSEVLRELAGPAPGCRTRFVSFWSDLDQVMVPAETARLDHPDLLVHNVRVSGIGHLALPVHPTVAAGVREALDAGGPVAVGTREEEPGATSVA; this is translated from the coding sequence ATGGAGCTCGCCAAGGTCACCGCCCTCATGAAGGCCACCGCGCTGGAAGTCGCGATCCTCACCGGCCATCTCGTCCTCTACCCGTCCGGGATGGTCGCCGAGCGGCTCTCCCCCGCCCCGCGGCCCACGACGATCGCCCCGGGTAACCGGCCGGTGATCCTGCTGCACGGCTTCGTCGACAACCGGTCGGTCTTCGTCATGCTCCGCCGCTCCCTCCTCCGACACGGCCGTGACTGCGTGGAGTCACTCAACTACTCCCCGCTCACCTGCGACCTGCGGGCCGCCGCCGAGCTGCTGGGCCGCCGGGTGGACGAGGTCCGCGCCCGCACCGGACACGCCGAGGTCGACATCGTCGGGCACAGTCTCGGCGGGCTGATCGCCCGTTATTACGTGCAGCGACTGGGCGGCGACTCCCTGGTGCGCACCCTGGTCATGCTCGGCACCCCGCACGGGGGCACCACGGTGGCCCCGCTCGCCGACGCGCATCCGCTGGTGCGGCAGATGCGGCCCGGTTCGGAGGTCCTGCGGGAGCTCGCCGGGCCCGCGCCGGGCTGCCGGACCCGGTTCGTGAGCTTCTGGAGCGATCTGGACCAGGTGATGGTGCCGGCGGAGACCGCCCGCCTCGACCATCCCGACCTGCTCGTGCACAACGTGCGGGTGAGCGGCATCGGCCATCTCGCACTGCCCGTGCATCCGACGGTGGCCGCCGGGGTCCGGGAGGCCCTCGACGCGGGCGGGCCGGTGGCCGTGGGAACGCGGGAGGAGGAGCCCGGCGCCACCTCCGTCGCCTGA
- a CDS encoding peptidoglycan DD-metalloendopeptidase family protein: MNDQHPHAGYAGDGAHTTGSFAIDPLFGAYPGGQADHSGQWDLGQYAATGTYATTGQYDTTGQYDTTGQWDTTGQWNTTGSYETTGAYETAATQYDTTGQWDASAWTEAQHTGQYETAHTGAYAAQGTYGYEAYDATGQWAAPAFATETGAFDATAWNHATPQPEPVVPHQYTPQAEHTAEFAFEYVPAEHEGHQGHEGHQGHQGLASDEADEAYPTYEAEETYDPADAGAPEALDGEDVDGDAYDQDEPTAEPAVELRTEPPLAGRSVRRSSGGSRARRRTPAKRSALLTVAVPSACVMGVAGIAAASVGGLTGTDTTGGQKDDTTSLAAADPASVKQVAANSALDTQLAALSADARDFGDRASRTQERIDLRARQAAEKKKREEEAARKEALRPKYLLPVKLHQLSARFGQSGVNWMSLHTGIDFPVQYGTPVMAATDGTVRTQWNSAYGNMAIVTSPEGTETWYCHLSSTKIRSGYVKAGDVIAYSGNSGNSTGPHLHFEVRPGGGSAIDPLPWLLSHGLNPLG; this comes from the coding sequence GTGAACGACCAGCACCCCCACGCCGGGTACGCCGGCGACGGCGCCCACACCACCGGCAGCTTCGCCATCGACCCGCTGTTCGGCGCCTACCCCGGCGGTCAGGCCGACCACAGCGGCCAGTGGGACCTCGGCCAGTACGCGGCCACCGGCACGTACGCGACGACGGGGCAGTACGACACCACCGGGCAGTACGACACGACCGGCCAGTGGGACACCACGGGCCAGTGGAACACCACCGGCTCCTACGAGACCACCGGCGCGTACGAGACCGCCGCGACGCAGTACGACACCACCGGGCAGTGGGACGCCTCCGCCTGGACCGAGGCCCAGCACACCGGCCAGTACGAGACCGCCCACACCGGCGCGTACGCCGCCCAGGGCACGTACGGCTACGAGGCCTACGACGCCACCGGCCAGTGGGCCGCCCCCGCCTTCGCGACCGAGACCGGCGCCTTCGACGCGACCGCGTGGAACCACGCGACCCCGCAGCCCGAGCCGGTCGTGCCCCACCAGTACACCCCGCAGGCCGAGCACACGGCCGAGTTCGCCTTCGAGTACGTCCCCGCGGAACACGAGGGACACCAGGGACACGAAGGGCACCAGGGACACCAGGGGCTCGCCTCCGACGAGGCCGACGAGGCCTACCCGACGTACGAGGCCGAGGAGACCTACGACCCGGCCGACGCCGGAGCTCCGGAGGCCCTCGACGGCGAGGACGTCGACGGCGACGCCTACGACCAGGACGAGCCGACCGCCGAACCGGCCGTCGAGCTCCGTACGGAGCCGCCCCTCGCCGGCCGCTCCGTACGCCGCTCCTCCGGCGGCAGCCGCGCCCGTCGCCGTACCCCCGCCAAACGGTCCGCGCTGCTGACCGTCGCCGTCCCCTCCGCCTGCGTCATGGGGGTCGCCGGCATCGCCGCCGCCTCCGTCGGCGGCCTCACCGGCACCGACACGACCGGCGGACAGAAGGACGACACGACCTCGCTGGCCGCCGCCGACCCGGCCTCGGTCAAGCAGGTCGCCGCCAACAGCGCGCTCGACACCCAGCTCGCCGCGCTCAGCGCCGACGCCCGCGACTTCGGCGACCGCGCCAGCCGCACCCAGGAGCGCATCGACCTCCGCGCCCGCCAGGCGGCCGAGAAGAAGAAGCGCGAGGAGGAGGCGGCCCGCAAGGAGGCGCTGCGCCCCAAGTACCTGCTGCCGGTGAAGCTCCACCAGCTCAGCGCGCGCTTCGGCCAGTCGGGCGTCAACTGGATGTCGCTGCACACGGGCATCGACTTCCCCGTGCAGTACGGCACCCCCGTCATGGCCGCCACCGACGGCACCGTCCGCACGCAGTGGAACAGCGCCTACGGCAACATGGCGATCGTGACCTCCCCCGAGGGCACCGAGACCTGGTACTGCCACCTCAGCAGCACCAAGATCCGCTCGGGTTACGTCAAGGCCGGCGACGTCATTGCCTACTCGGGCAACTCCGGCAACTCCACCGGCCCGCACCTCCACTTCGAGGTCCGGCCCGGCGGCGGCTCCGCGATCGACCCACTGCCCTGGCTGCTGAGCCACGGCCTCAACCCGCTCGGCTGA